In Alnus glutinosa chromosome 7, dhAlnGlut1.1, whole genome shotgun sequence, the sequence AGTGAAGTCTAGGGCCGGCTTCTAACaactaattattttaatagaattacaAGACACAATAAAACATGTTTCACTATGATATTTTAtgtatcattaaaataataacaaatgaaCCTGGATATGAAAAGTaactaaattgttttttatgCATGAAGTGTGTGATATGAGCTGGTTTATAGATGTTTATTTCAAATcatgcatgtttttattgtgATGTTTTCAGATATTCTATATGGCTATTGTATGTATATTTACTAAGTTTTATGAGTTaagaatgttagaatatatatttgatattaagttgattcatttatttataagtatatttctcatttaggattgattataatcaaatttagagatccattttatatttttcactattCTATTTTCTTGTAGAGCTTATTACATTTCTTATGTGTTCTAGGGTTTTCTTGCTCAATTCTCATagtttctctataaataaagacgTGTAATATTGTTTAATACACGCATCAATAGTAAAGATGTTGACTTAACGGTTTATTCAGTTTCTCTCTCCACTTCcgctctcttctttttctcttttccatattttatactttatataaaATTCTACATGCTATCAAAGCCACATTTATGTGGTCTTCAACAAATGTTTCTAGAAGTTTTTCTGATGTCTCGTTGGCGTTTTCTCTGCCGATCTCTCAATTCcaattaggggtgggcaaaaacccGCCCACCTGTACCGACCCGCGCCCCTACCCCTCCCAATCCCGAAAATCctgtttttagttaattttttgcAGGTACGGGTCCAAAAATAGTATACCCGTGTGGAGCGGGGCCGGTTGCGGGTTAAGGTTTTTTAAAATCCCGGAGACCGCCCCTTCCCTCCCCACCTCgtaggaaggaaaaaaataaccCAAGTCCGGAGGTCCCATAAGTCATAAGTCATAAATGTATAAAAACATTACATGTATGTAAAATCATGATTTCTAAAAAGAAATTCCATTTCAAATACAAAAGTTTCATATTTAATTAttgacatgtaaaaaaaaaaaaaaaaaaaaaactttgacaTTACCATCGAATTATGCTTGGCAAAGGTCTTTCATTGAAATATATTCATCCATTATCATCACTGTAATCAAGGACGGAGCCAAAAAGTCATATGAGCAGGGGCCAcaacattaacaaaaaatatattaagataagAGGATAAAgtatgaatgaaaaatatatgttttataatatatttcaaattttcagcACAAACACCTATCAAAATGAAACCTTTTGTTCTTTTAGATCTCGAAAATCATCTATAATTAAATTCGTAATAAATTTCTCAGCAATTTTTCTATGAATGTACAACATCAAAGAATTAGTCAGaaactcatcttcaattttgttatCAAACATAATTTTGACATTATTCATGACTAAAATTTACTTTCTATTGTTCGAACTTCTACAAAATAAGCCGTCTAtctcaacttcttttttttttttttttttttttcctttattattttttaatttttttatttcttagtTTGCACGAAAGCCTCATGTATTTTTCTTGTGTCGTGTATTTTGATTGCCGTCTACTCGTCTATCACACAACGATCAAGTCCTCTTTCAACTTTTCGTGAAAGTAtgaaacaaacaattttttctttgctATTTGACAGTTTTGTGGGGCCAAAATTTTAAGGGGCTAGGGGCCAAACATTTAAATACTGTTGAaaataacttataaaaaaaacaaaacatatataaataaataaaattccaaatGAATGGACCCATGCCAGTCCCATGCATATATCCATCTGTGTTTGTAGTGAAAttcttaacaatttttaaaactaaaaattcctgtttgttttggattttcgGAATAAGTTGGAAACTCAATGAAATTTTGAGGATAAAACTTATCAACTAAGTTGCATATATAATCAATCTCAAATGATTTCTTTTCATGTTTAGAGCTgataagaataataaatttCACTACATGCTCACTAAATCTATTATTCAAACCTTCTAATTGGAAGTATATTGCAGCAGTAAATACATCAATTCTAAAATGACGCTCCATTGTTATCGAAGATTCTTTATCTTGGCGATAGAATCTACCTCGAGCTTTAGTGTAATAAACATTCATATTAGGAACATCAATTTCATTGTAGAATCTTGGTTAAAAATATtgtctaattttggtttttttcttttttttttaaaaaaaaaaaaaaaaaaaaaaaaaaaaaaaaaaaaaacctatctAATTTTGGgatactaaaaaaattattggcaAAATATTGGTCTTATCCTGGTTTCTATTTCCTCGCTTCATTATTTCTGTTACCTTGAGATCACCGTTAAGAGATGATGTAATTAAAACAGTTGACAGAGAGACCAGTTCTAGTAAAATTGTTGTATCTTGTGATTCCAATATCAAGGCAAGACAATCTTGGTAGCGTTGAAAAGCTTATTTAAAGAGATGTAAAGTTGTATTTCatgaatatttttcaatttcaatatttaCTAGGTCAAAACAGGCCGTTAAGAGAAATATAGAATAATATTTAAGAGCCTCAGTTGGTCCGCGTCCAAACAAGCACAAGGCAGAAGCGTCTAGTTGGAGTCTTGGTCGCACCTTGTCCAAATGAGTAATAAGTCCAAGACATTCTCCAGCACccccaaaatttaattaacGGGGAACTAACCCGAGTTCTATATTAACCCTACTTAAAGAGTTTGTAGTGGAAGAACTTGAGGGCATGTGCGTGTGTAACCAAAAACCAACATGCACGTCACAATTATAAGAAAAGTGATCCTTGCACAACACACTCACATAGGATGGAACTCCTGTGGTTGTTTTCATTCACATAGGTCCCACCACATGTAAGTGTgttgtgtaattattatataaaatatgttgtataaatatcatttctctaattatAAACCAAAGCATCTGTGTGTGGGCATGCGTGCGTGTGACCAAACAACCAACATGCACATCACAATTATAAACCAGAGCATCTAATAAATCACGAAGGTATAAGTCTCACAATAAgttaaacataaatataagtCTTACATCATATGCTAATCAAATCATGTCTTAGGTACAATACTGTCAAATAAAAGGATTGTCTAGCCGAGTCAAGTAATTTagtaaacaattaattaaggatAATCTTGATGCATAGTATAAGCAGAACTAATTATGGACATTCTATTTCCCAAATGTAGTCTTCCCATCCAATGACAAGTGGGGCTAAATCCTCAAGAGTCAGTGCTGGCTTGAGGCTCCCCTTTGTCATGGTCTAAAAGCAGATTGGCTGTAAAACAAAGTCGTTTCACagttggaaaaataaaaatgtaagttCACAACTTAGTGAGTAGTCAAGCGCGAAACACAAACGTATTCAGTTAACCCAATCTTTATAAAACCTTTGAGGATATCACATTTCATCATATAGCAAGGGttctaaaaatatatgtaaagtaAAAAATGATACTAATGCAATACATAAATAATTACTAATACATGTATAAACCACAATCATAATCATCCTCTATATAGCCTATCTGTACCCTTAACCCCATTACAGTAAGGATTGTGCGTCTTGTAGGACTTTTGGCACAACCTCGGTGCCCCGAACGTTGCACACAGGTAGCTATTAACTAGTTGATCGATAGGGTCTAACCTCGGGTGATCCACCTAACTAGTGATATCCGTACCGCGGTAACCCCACCCTATAGGTGATTGTGCCGGTCACAGTAGCCCCCAAATCCAAGGTAATACATCACTCATCTCACAATTGGGCCATACTGTCAAATCTATATAAATTTGTATGCACATACACTAGattcttcactttctttttcCATGGCAACCAAGTCATACaatcattattttttcatttttcaagcaTGTAATCGAGAGATCCACGGTCATTCATTTTGCAAATCAATTTAGCTTCACTTATAAATATAGTGTTGGCAACATTTCATTGCAAAGCATTTCATGATAGTATAAAGATGcacattttatatcaaaataggcatgctaaaaaaaattcttgcttagagTTTCACGTAAGTTACTCATTTTGGTTGTTAAAGTATTCAGACAAATGATATTGTTGGATATTATTGATTTTCCTTGTTGGAAATTATATACTTTACCTGTATGCACAAAAAACCATTCCTCCAAGGAAAAAGAAGCTTGTCTCCAAATATAATTTGTCCTCTTACGCACAATAATTCGGACCTACAAAGTACAAACTATCAAAATATTTAGTTATCCTTTTGTCAAATTTGGTCATTAGTTTGATGAAAAACGTTACACATGATTAGCGTTTGTGTTTGAGTTATTTTTACGTGACTAATTTGTCATTGTTTTGTATGGAGACACATTATTTTAgcaatgtaattaaaaaaacaaaaaaaaaaaaaacaaaaaacaaaaaaaaaaaaaaactaaagcgAAGGTGAAGCCACGGGTTCACGTTCACCCTTAACAAAACAAAGGGAGTGCCCACCACTTAGCAAAACAAATGGGATAGTTGTGTGATCACTTGCTGGCAAAATAGATAAGAGTGGCTATGGCTACTCTCATCTAAACAAACGGGGAGAGGTCGCGACCACGTCGAAAAAATAAAGAGGTGGTTGTACAACCTCCCCTCTCCCCATCTAAACAAAGGGGTGACCATGATCAGTAAAATTAGTCTCGCAAAAGCAATTCATGTGCATATGTCAGTAACTTGTGATGTTTTCATGCAAATTAATGGGCAAATTTGACACAATGAGTAACTAAATATTTTAGTAGTTTGTAGGTCCTAATTGCAGTTTGGAGGAGTAAATGCAATTGAAATGATAGTTTGGAGGGAgtaatgtatatataatttacttttgttataaaataggtcaaaaaaaaaaaattcctccccAAACAATGCTTGCATCTTTTATTGCAACAAGGCAAACTCGATAGGTTGTAGCCAGTTAGATTTGGGATTATTTTTTAGGGATTAAGTGAATAAAATTATTGCATCGCGAAAAATAATCTCATGATCTTATACTTCAAGAGAGCCAAGCTAAAACATGCATAAAGGAAATTAAAACAGAAGAATAGTGCATATACATGGATATTTGGCCACTCATTGGCTTATTGggcaattttaattttcttttcattccaTGGTGATGAAGAACACGACCAGAGGAGGATGAACAACTTTCAAGTCTTCTCATTGATGACTGAAGATGACCAAGAGAGTGGACTCTGAAACtgtttctcaattttttaaactCTGAGAACAATTTCGTTCTCTAAAATTAAGAATTGAAAGGCTTCGGTCTTTCTTTCTTAACTTTGTGTTGCGTTTTTAACCTTCACCAAGaacttctatttatagacttaggTTACTTGGAGAAGTGGTAGGACTATAGGAGTATAGGACTAGAACCCTAGTCCTAATAGGATTCGGGCAAGGGGTTATTAATCCCCTTGGCACTACACGGCCATGGGGAGAAAATACCCCATGCAACCCTAGCTCATTTCCTCTTAGTCTAGTATAAATAACTTAGGCTCTAATGCCACTGGTCAAATTATATAAGCTCACTgagggacctaaaggaaaaaatataactaGCTTCAATAGGCATGTGACACATGTTATATCATGACTTGTTACATgttactattaattacaattaatctcactaagagaaatgattaaaatactCACActacaacaccaaggcacaatggagtgagGCCCACACATGGACctcactccattgtgccttgatGTTGTGTAGtttgagtgtaaggatcactcccctttcactaaataattttaattgtattcCATTTAATATTTTCgattttaatcaattaatccCTAGGActtacttatttattacatgttACCCTTCCATCGAATATTTCATAGTTGAAATAGAGTTAATCAAAACTGTCACTTTAATTCACTATCTCTTATCCTTAAGTCCACAATTTAATTTCATCATTATTCTTTATTCTATAAGAAATCTAATCTCACTATGTACTAATAGACTTAGTAACTCGGGCCCGAATttcaaaataatcatttttgttaaatctacattaataaaaatattcctTATATATTTGATTCTTACAAAAtacttggattccttcttgaatgATAACGTTCTCACAATCCTACATGCAATCGCCCAACACATTGAGGGTTTGACCACAGTAAATGGCTCACTCCTAAACGCATTAAAATGACCTACACTCTACATCTAAGTTCCTGATCTTCTCGGGATTTAGAGTAAATATTGTAAGTACTAGTGAATGTGCCTCATTCTTATGACAATATTAATAATGACTCACATGTCATGTTTACTGTATTGCATCTGCATGCTTCCATACCAACATATTAATCCGAAGTCTCTACTTTTATGatcaaaataaatcatcttAAGTTGGTGTGTTATAGTTTGATAGAATGCCCAGTTCTATTTATGACTACAAAAATACAAGAACAATGGTTTACAAGTTACAAGAACTTGTAACTTAAATCTTCTTGTGATAACTCTTTACTTACACCAAAGTCATATTCAATGTAACTTGATGACATTACATGAAAATATTCCTTATATATTTGATTCTTACAAAAgacttggattccttcttgaatgATAACGTTCTCACAATCCTACATGCAATCCCCCAACACATCGAGAATTTAACCACAGTAAATGTCTCACTCCTAAACGCATTAAAATGACCTACACTCTATATCTAAGTTCCTGATCTTCTCGGGATTTAGAGTAAATATTATAAGTAGTAGTGAATGTGTCTAATTCTTATGACAATATTAATAATGACTCACATGTCATGTTTACTGTATTGCATCTGCATGCTTCCATACCAACATATTAATCCGAAGTCTCTACTTTTATGatcaaaataaatcatcttAAATTGGTGTGTTATAGTTTGATAGAATGCCCAGTTCTATTTATGACTACAAAAATACAAGAACAATGGTTTACAAGTTACAAGAACTTGTACCTTAAATCTTCTTGTGATAACTCTTTACTTACACCAAAGTCATACTCAATGTAACTTGATGACATTTAATGAAAATGAAAGtataaaagaaatcagaagaatacatgtttatatatgcatgtggcttatttaataaaacattgaATAAACAATTTTATTGCACATAACTTGAGGACCATGCATTTCAATTGGAGTTTATGACCGTTCCTAACAGATTTTATCATAAATGAAAGTATATTTAGGGGTtaacttgatttttatttttattttgcctATGCAAATCAAGGGAAGGGAAAGGagaaattataacataataaaaataaaggtgaGTAACCCTAACAAAAGCCCCAAAACAACCAGAAAACAGAGCATTAAACTATTgaaaattgattaaataaatGACTTAATCCATTGAGAGAACTCATACAGCTACAAAGGGCGGTTACAAAAGGCAATGTTCCTCGAAAGGAACTACCTAAGAAGTAGCTGCAACAAGCATAAAGACGCTCTACAACAAGAAAACATGCACTGAAGATGGATGAAACGGAGCATTTAAAGAGAAGAATCACTACCGTATCAGAAATAACACAACCAAGAGGCACAAAGAGAAACACGAGCCTCGAAAAGTCCCCCACCTTTCCTAAACAACAACTATAAGAAGTAATACCTAAACCCACAAAGGACAACAACACAAATAGAAACACAAAGACATcgaaaatacaacaaaaagtccaaaaaaaaaaaaataagcgaCACTTCagaaaaaataccaaaaaacaAAGGTGTCAGCTGAGAAGAGCGTCTGAGCGGCAGAGCAGCGAAGCGCATGATGACCACGCGCCTGACATGTCGGCGCATGAGGGACACATGGAGAGGCGGAGGGAGGCATTAGAGAGCAGAGAGACTGACAGAGATGATGGCATGGCGCGTGTGCAGAGAGGCCAAACATAGGACTACATATCTAGCAATGAAAGACCAAACTTTGGACTCCAAATCTGGCAAGAGAGCAAACCACTAGAGGGGAATTGTGCAGAGGTTGAAAGCGGAGATAGGAGGTGGTGGAACGATGAGATTGAGGTGGTGGGGGATCTGACAATGTTTTTGGAAAGAAGAGCTGCAAAATCGATGctaaaagacagaaaaaggaGAACAAACAAGGAGAAAGCACTATTAATCTCACAACTAGCTGCCCTCTCATGCATTGAAACATTTTAATCCCACAACGTGCTTCGACCGTCGCCAAGAAATCAACAGTGAagaatataaaaacataaaaaacaaaaaacaaaaagaacaagaaaaaagtaGAGGAAAATGAAGCAGAAACGAGTTTGAGCCATATGTGAGTTATTTGTTCACCCAAATTTGCCTTCTAACTAGCCAAAATCACATTTCACTAGCCTAGTATGAATGCTCTCCACACCATAAGATGCAATGGGCAAGCGCTTCTCTCATGTTATCATCACTTGGTAGTAATAGACATACTtaccaaaccaaaaaattatGAAGACAACAGACATCCACAAACATcacgtatcattttttttaagaagcaATCGAGACATTATTGAAAGTGTAAGGCGCTTATAAATATACATGAAGTATATAAAACACCTAATTaaaaagagccaaaaaaaaaaaaaaaaaaaaaaaaaaaaaaaggaagaaaagaaaaggaaatcttGGCCTCACATCCACAAACATCACGAATCATAAACAGGAAATATAGGTGAAGTCTACATTATTTATGGGTGTTTTACCCAAACGAAGCAGGAGGGCCTTCAGATGCAGATCAGATAACCCCAATACAGTTTACACAATATCATATCGCACCAGTACCATATAGACAGGACAACTTTTCACGCCAGGAAGCTCTCAGGCCCCACGGCCCATGCTCTGCTCCACAGGAGGAATCATAACCAGGATTGGTTGAGCATTGAACCCTGGATGAGGCAACCTACGACGGAGCTCACGGCCTTCCTGACAAAGAGCACACGTGTGGCAGCAGAAGTGAGTTACAAAATCACATGCAGTCTCACATTGTTCACGCTGCGCCTCATCCTCCAGAAAGCATCCGCAGCACCCACATGACCTATGAAGTGCCTCCCAGCTGCCCTGTTCGTCATAAGAAAATCATTTAAATTCAAACGCTCTCcttcattattaatattaataattttatgaaaagagTTACCATAATGctaaatcataaaaataaaaaataaaaaaaaaataaaaaaaaaataaaaaataaaaaaaaaataaaaaaaacccttaattAACTGCATATGGAAGAGCAGGACTGAAAGGTATTGCATATCAAATTTATCAAATGGTTGTAAACTTGATTTTACCCTATTCTTTTATCAACTAATAAGCTATGTTAGCACTTGGATCCTACAGAACATTCAGAGTACCTGTGGTTTCACACACCCATGATCACcaggaagtaaaaaaaaaaaaaaaggtactaaTAAAGTCATCCGCTCGTGTTATAATATGCTCATAACAACGGTGTCAATGCCGAAAGAGACAGTCACTAAAAACCATGATTGGAATTGAAATACTTTCATTTTTCTTACCAACACATTGACACcagcttaaagaaaaaaaggtgtTATTTATCAAAACCAAATAAACCTGTTTCTAGGAGGAGCAAAAACAAGCAATGATGACTAATGCATAATAAGATTTCAAAAAtccatctctcttattaaaAGCAAAGTGAATACTATTAGCAAAGTGAATACAACTCAACCACGCTTGTCCCACTTCCAATCCAGTTATCTCATAAGAATATACAAGATACCATGGTAATAGTTACTACACAAAGCTTGAGAGTGGACGTACTTTGCAATAAGAAAGAAATGCCACAGAATACAAAATGAATAATTGACAGATGCAGACAAACACACATAACCACACAAAACACAACATATGAAATGATGCAAAATGAAAATCTAGCAAGTCAACCAAAAACTCAGCTAATCTGAAAGGCAGACCAAAAATGCCACTACTCATATGGTTTGGTTAAAGAGAGAAACTTGCCTCTAGGTTGAACTTCCGACGAATGGTAGTACGGCTAGCGGATGAAAACCATGGTGCAAGGCAGTTCCAACCAAAGACGGAATTTCCAAGCAAAAATAGACCAGTGTAACTCAAGCAGTGACTTGCAAAACTCCCAGGACTAGATGCAACTCTCTCTGCATTGCTTCCATACAGCACACAAGGAGCCACACTTCCAAGAAGGCCTAGCCAGACGCCATAACATTaagaaaaaggatgaaaatgttGTGCAAAATGGCAGTtgaaaaatatatcaatttacAAAGAAAATCTCATAATCCAGAAATGTCGCATtctaaaagaggaaaaagatcaATGGCAACATGATTTTGTgtccaattattttttaattaggttCAAAATTTTGTCGTACAATATTCAAATACACCTCATGTGCAGAGGATATCTTAATTCTTAATTCTTGACATCGTTTCCGAGCTTCATGTAATGAATTACGAGATTGTTTTCTCGTTCATCACCATTTTCCTTACAAATTTCATGGATAAAATTAATCAAAGAATTTCAATTCCTCCTATGCttcttcaaaaatataaaaaccgaTCCTTCATCAAAATTCATATAGAAACAACATTATGCAACCGACGGACCGAAGACAGAACTTTATTCGATGTCCTTAAACATATAAGAAGACTAAAACTCCCTAATCAAACACTCCACACCAACAAATATTCGCACATAGATTCAGATTCGATCGcattttgaaatgaaacaacATATTTGACATCGCAAGCTGAGTTTTATCTTTGATCCAATGTTTTAGCACcaaattcaacaaaaacaaaaaatccaaaatccaaatccaaatccaaaggAAAATATATCAGAGCTAAACGGGGCACAAATAACCCAAATCCTAAAATTcacagaatgccaaaatctcaatcaaagctaataaaaaaaccaaaatgacTCACAAACTTCAAGATCACTGCTACAGAACTCGTCGGTGCGTCCAAGACAAGCGAAGAGGCTCGAGTCCCAGTGGGCCCGGCCCATCGGCTCGCCCACCACGCTCCCGTGCCCCAAAGGCAATCCGTCGGCGGTCCATCCGTACCCGCCGAAATTCCCGGGTGCCGGAGCCGGAGCTTTGCCGACTGTGACCGTGGCGGTGTCTGCCTTGGCGTCGGTGGGCTTGCTGGCTTTCTTGGCATCCTCTTCTCCCACCTGCTTGCCCAAGAGCGGGCTCGATTCCTCGTGGTTATCGTTCTTGTCGTCGTGATTAGCCATCGGATTCTGAATGAATTGAAACGCTCGCAGAATGGGTGTGGAAACGAAAAAGGGTCAGTCTCTCGTAGTTGTAACTTGGAAGGTCCGCCACAAAACGCGTCCACCGCGTGCTGTCGACCAATCACACGACACCTGGTCTTGGTCTTTTTTATCCTGTGCGGAAGCTACCACCCTACTGCTGTGGTTCCATACCATATATTAAGAGATTTGATTTATACACAACACAATCACAACAACCACataacaacccctcacatgaggatgggCCTCGATGTGTGGGGTCCATcatcatgtgaggggttgttgtgttggtgttgtaaatttaacattttcctatatTAATGCACCCGTTGATATGACTCATTCATCGACTCAAGCTCTTGGGCATTTTTAAGGAAGGaatactttcttttcttttctctttttttttttttgttttt encodes:
- the LOC133873026 gene encoding cell number regulator 8; amino-acid sequence: MANHDDKNDNHEESSPLLGKQVGEEDAKKASKPTDAKADTATVTVGKAPAPAPGNFGGYGWTADGLPLGHGSVVGEPMGRAHWDSSLFACLGRTDEFCSSDLEVCLLGSVAPCVLYGSNAERVASSPGSFASHCLSYTGLFLLGNSVFGWNCLAPWFSSASRTTIRRKFNEQGSWEALHRSCGCCGCFLEDEAQREQCETACDFVTHFCCHTCALCQEGRELRRRLPHPGFNAQPILVMIPPVEQSMGRGA